The nucleotide window TCGGTTTTTCCGCTAAAACGTACGCTTCGATGAGTTTTTCTTCGGCCTGCGGATAGGCTGGGTCGAAGCGTATGATGGCTTCGAAACGCTGGCGAGCGTTTTCGTATCTGCCGGCTTCCAGGTCCTGAATGCCAAGTTCGAATTGCTCCAGAAGATACTGTGAGACTTGTTCAACTTCGCGGGTATCTTTGATGTTCGTGCCCTGCAGGTATGCAACACCGCTCACGGCGAGCACCACGGCGAGATAGATCAGGACGTACCACGGCCAACGTTTTCGCGGTTTCGTCTCCAGGCTCTCGTCTGCGTTCGTGTCAGGTGGGGCGAACTGCGTGGAAACCGGCTGCGTCTGTTCCTGATCGTCCGCTTCCTGGGGTTGTGAAACGTTTGGATTCATGGGGTGGATTATACCCTAATTGAGGTCGCGTCCTCGGGAATTATTGCAAGTGTTTGTGCTTCCCCGGCGCGGTACCGATTCCGCGCCGGGAGCTCGTTTCAGCGGCTTTGAGCCATGACTTCGAGCGCATTGAGTGAAAGCGTTTCTGTGGCAGAAGTTGTTCTCGATGGCAGCGGGTGTCGCCCCGGAAATGTTTTCTTGACGCTGTAGAAGAGGGGGTGGTAAGATGCAATCCAACCCCCGGCGCTCCAATCCCTGGCGCGTTCTATTATTATTGATTCTCGTCGGAGGCGTGGTCTATTTCTGGCAATTTTACGTACCGGAAATTGAGATCACAGTAGGCCCGACCCCAACCGCCACGAGGAGCCCGGCGCTGTACATCATCGAAGCGGAAAGCTACTTCCAGTCGGGTAAGTTGGGTCAGGCTGAAGAGGCTTATCTGCAGGCGATCGCGATCGAACCGCGGGAGATCAGTTACCATCTCGACCTGGCGAGGGTGCGTGTTTTCGCAGGCAAATACGCGGCGGCCGAGACGGCCGCGCGGGATGCGCTGGTCATCAATCCCGAGTCCGCGATCGGGCACGCGGTGCTCGGATGGGCGCTCGATTTCCGCGCGGGCGAGCAATCGCAGAACGTGGGCGAACAGAACGATCTTATAGCTGCCGCGTTACGGGAAGTTGAGCGCGCTTACGAACTCAACCCGAATTCCGCCCTGGTGCTTGCGTTCTATTCGGAAGTGATGATCGACAACAATATCAACGATTATGAGGAAGCGTTGGAATTGGCGGAACGCTCCGTCCAATTGGCCCCTGATTTGCTCGAAACGCATCGGGCGGTGGGTTACGTCTGGGAGCGAACCGGGAATTACACTCAGGCCGTGGAAGCGTACGAAGCGGCAAAGGGGATCAACCCGAATCTGCCTCGACTGCACATCGACATCGGGAACATGCTGCAGGCGCAAGGCGATACGGTCGGGGCGGTGGAGAGTTATAAGGACGCCATTGCGCTGGCGCCGGAAAGTGTGGAGCCGCTGCGTCGTATCGCGCAGGCCTACGCACGCATCGGTGAATACGGCAAGGCGAGTCAGTTCGCCAAGGACGCGGTAGACCTCGAGCCGACGAACGCTCGTCTGCGAGGTGATCTGGGCCGGATGTATTATCACAATAACGTGCTGGAAGATGCCGTCATTCAATTGGAACTGGCCATTCGAGGCGGCTCGGCTGAAGATGGTCAGGAGATCGTGGGTCTGCCCCTGGCAGAACCCGGACAGGCTGTGGACGATCGTGTCGTCGAATTTTATTACACCTATGGTCTGGCGCTGGCGAAGCTCGACCGTTGTGAAGAAGCCGTTCCCATCTTTCAGGCCTTGCTGCAAGGCGTGCCCGACAACGAAATCGCAGTCTTCAACGCAGAGGAAGGCCTGGTGATTTGCGGTGAACGCGAACCAGTTCCGACGTCCGAAGCGGAACCGACGGCTGAGTCGTAGGGGAGCGGGATGAGTCATGCGGCTGACCGGTGAACGCTTACCCCTCGTACGCGAGGATAACAAATCCAATCCCTGGCGCATGCTGCTTTACATCTTGCTTATCGCTGGCGGACTGACTCTGGCCCACATGCTCCAGGTCGGCCAGGTGCAGCCCCTTTTCTTGCCCTCGCCTACGCCCACGCGAACCGCAGCCTCGAATGCGGAGGAAGCGCTCGCCCATTTTTCGGCGGGAAATCTACAGGGTGCGATCAACGCCTATGAAAAAGCCACCGAACTCGAACCGCAAAACGCCGACCTTTGGGCGCAGTTGGCCAGGGTTCAAACCTACTCGAGTGACTTGCTGACCACGCAAGCGCTGCGTCGTTCCCGGCTGGCGGATGCGAGAGAGTCGATCGAGAACGCCGTCGCCGCGGACGAGGACAACGCGCGCGTGCAGGCCATTCGGGCGCTGGTCTACGATTGGTCCGCGGCCGCCGAAGTCGCCGATCCGATCGGGCTTGGCGATCAAGTGCGAGTAATCGCCACGATCGAGGAGGGCGGGCGGCTGATCGCAAGGCGGATCGAGCTGCTCAGCGGGTTGCTGGCCGAGGGCGTGGCCGGTGATGAAGAAGAGACCGTCATCTTCTCGGGCGAAGTGGAGGACATCCAGCCAGGGGAGTGGACGATCAGCGGGCGGATCGTGGTCATCGCCGATCAGACGGACGTTCGGGATGAAAATCGCCGGGAAGATTTTCTGGCTGAGGCGGACATCGCCGCGACGCGCGCCGTTCAGCTTGCGCCTGGCGATCCGTATGCGCTGGCGTTTCGAGCCGAGGTGCTGGTCGATCAACTCAGTTTTGCCCAGGCGTTGGATTTGGCGCAGGATGCGTCTGCAAACGCGGGGCTGCTGCCCGCGCAGGATCGACTGGATGTTTTCCGGGTGTACGGCACCGTACTGGAAAGCAACGGACGGTATCTGACGGCCATCGAAGCCTACCAGCGAGCGGTTGAAATCAATCCCAATCTGACTTTCCTTTATTTGCGTATCGGCGCGAATTATCGCCGTCTCCGGGATGTGGACGCCGCCCTGGCGGCCTTCGATAAAGCGGCAAAGATCAACCAGCAGCTCGGTTTCGAAGATCCCACCCCGTATCTGGCGATCGGCAGGACCTACGTCCAGGAAGGGCAGTTTTTCATCGCCGCAGTCAACATACGCAGCGCCTTGCTGATCGATGAAACCAACCCGGAAATCTACGCCCGCCTCGGCAGCGTTTACTTCCAGGCACGGAATTACGAAAGCGCCATCCCGATCTTCCATTGTGCGCTCGATGGATGCAGCGCGGAAGAAAATCGTGAGATCCTGTGCAACCTGGAAATCTATCGCTGCACGGGCGTGGGAGCCAGTGATGAGGACGTCGGCTGGGAAGTGATCGGCCTCGAGCTCGATTCGAGTACGCTCGAATACTATTACACCTATGGATCGGTTCTGGCGGCCTTCGCTGGAACGGAGGCATTCCCCAACGCCTGCGTCGATGCCGAACGGATCTTCAGCGCATTAATGGCCCAATTCGGCAACGATCCGATCGTCATCGCCATCGTGGATGAAGGCCGCACCATTTGTGCAAATCCCGGTGCGCCGGAAATAACCCCCACACCCACGGAAACCCCGACCGAAAACTCTTGACATTGAAGTGTATTTTCGGTACACTTTCGAAGCAATTTAGCACTCGCAACGAGAGAGTGCTAAATTGCGAGTCGTGTTTGCAAACAACATAAATCTATGCAATAGGAGGATCCGCATGTCACTCAATATCAAACCGATGGCCGATCGTTTGGTCATCAAACCTCTCGAGGAAGAAGAGATGACGCCGAGCGGGATCGTGCTGCCCGAGACGGCCAAAGAGAAACCTCAGAAAGGTGAGGTGATGGCCGTTGGACCCGGCGCTCGGGATGATAAAGGCGAGCGTATCACCCCGGATGTCAGCGTGGGCGATAAAGTCTGGTTCGCCAAGTATGCGGGAACGGAAATCAAGATCGACGGTGAAAAATATCTGATCTTGAAAGAGAGCGACGTTCTCGCCATCATCGGATAGAAGAAGCTGGAAATTATTTGTCAACGAGACCGGAAGAATAAATTCATAATAGGAGCAAGTGAGCAATGACTGCCAAGCAACTCGCATTTTCGGAAGACGCACGAAGGCGTCTTAAGGCGGGGGTAGATACCCTGGCCAATGCTGTAGCCACGACATTGGGCCCCAAGGGGCGCAACGTGGCCCTGGACCGCAAGTTCGGTTCTCCGACGATCACCCACGACGGCGTAACGGTGGCCAAGGAGATCGAGCTGGAAGATCCGTTTGAAAACATGGGCGCGCAATTACTGAAAGAAGCCGCCACCAAGACCAACGACATCGCCGGAGACGGCACAACGACATCGACGGTCTTGGCGCACGCCATCGTCACCGATGGCTTGAAGAGCCTCGCTGCAGGCTCCAATCCCATGTTGCTGAAGCGCGGCATCCTTTCCGCGTCCAAAGCTGCATCGGATGCAATCGGGAAGCAATCGATTGAAGTTACCACGAAAGAGGAGATCGCCTCCGTTGCCGCCATTTCCGCGCAGGATTCGGAAATCGGCGATTTGATCGCCGAAGTGATGGACAAGGTCGGCAAGGATGGGGTCATCACGGTTGAAGAATCGAAGGGATTGGAATTCGAAACCGAGTACGTCGAGGGTATGCAGTTCGATCGCGGATACGTTTCCCCCTATTTCGTTACCGATCCTGAGCAAATGGAAGCGGTGATCGAGGATCCCTACGTCTTGATTCACGACAAGAAGATCTCAGCTGCCACGGACATCGTACCGATTCTCGAGAAACTCGTGCAGGTCGGCAAGCGCGAGCTGGTCGTGATCGCAGAGGACGTGGACGGCGAAGCCATGGCCACGCTGGTGCTCAACAAGCTGCGCGGTATGCTCAACGTCGTCGCCGTGAAGGCCCCCGGATTTGGCGATCGCCGCAAGGCGATGCTCCAGGATATCGCCATCCTCACCGGTGGGACGGTGATTACCGAGGAGCTGGGCCGCAAACTCGAATCCGTTACCGTCAACGATCTCGGCAAGGCGGGTAAGGTCGTCGTCACCAAAGATGACACTACGATCGTCGAAGGCGCCGGGGAAGCCGACAAGATCAAAGGCCGCATCGAAGAGATCAAGGTCGAAATCGACCGCTCGACAAGCGACTACGACAAGGAGAAGCTCCAGGAGCGCCTGGCGAAATTGGCCGGCGGCGTGGCCGTGATCGGCGTCGGCGCTGCGACCGAGACCGAGTTGAAAGAGAAGAAGCATCGAGTTGAAGATGCGCTTTCCGCGACGCGCGCTGCAGTTGAAGAAGGCATCGTCCCGGGTGGCGGGGTGGCGCTGATCAATGCGCTGGATGCGATCAAGAAACTCAAGGACTCGGACGAAGATGCGAACATCGGCATTAACATCGTGCGTAAAGCTCTCGAGATGCCGATGAAGGGCATCGTTGAAAATGCCGGGAAGGACGGCGCGGTAGTTTTGGAGACCGTTCGCCGCAAACAGGCCGAGGAAAAGAATGTCAATATCGGCTTTGACGTGATCAAGGAAGACTACTTCGACATGGTCGAAACGGGTATCATCGACCCGGCGAAGGTCACGAAGGGCGCCTTGGAAAATGCGGCATCCATCGCCGCCATGATCCTGACAACCGAAGCGTTGATCACGGACATTCCAGAGGAAAACAAGCCAGCGGCACCGCCGATGCCGGAATACTAGAGCGACGATACAATGATCGACATACAACCCCTCCTTATCGAGGGGTTGTTTCTTTTTCATGCGATGATCGCGATCTTCATCCGGCCCGGTCCGTACCGATGAACTCGATTCGCGGGCATTCGAACGGAATCCATAATTGACTTTGCTACCCGCAGCGTGGAGATTTTTGCCCCGTTAGCTGCGCCCCGTCGCGAC belongs to Anaerolineales bacterium and includes:
- a CDS encoding tetratricopeptide repeat protein, which produces MQSNPRRSNPWRVLLLLILVGGVVYFWQFYVPEIEITVGPTPTATRSPALYIIEAESYFQSGKLGQAEEAYLQAIAIEPREISYHLDLARVRVFAGKYAAAETAARDALVINPESAIGHAVLGWALDFRAGEQSQNVGEQNDLIAAALREVERAYELNPNSALVLAFYSEVMIDNNINDYEEALELAERSVQLAPDLLETHRAVGYVWERTGNYTQAVEAYEAAKGINPNLPRLHIDIGNMLQAQGDTVGAVESYKDAIALAPESVEPLRRIAQAYARIGEYGKASQFAKDAVDLEPTNARLRGDLGRMYYHNNVLEDAVIQLELAIRGGSAEDGQEIVGLPLAEPGQAVDDRVVEFYYTYGLALAKLDRCEEAVPIFQALLQGVPDNEIAVFNAEEGLVICGEREPVPTSEAEPTAES
- a CDS encoding tetratricopeptide repeat protein; the encoded protein is MRLTGERLPLVREDNKSNPWRMLLYILLIAGGLTLAHMLQVGQVQPLFLPSPTPTRTAASNAEEALAHFSAGNLQGAINAYEKATELEPQNADLWAQLARVQTYSSDLLTTQALRRSRLADARESIENAVAADEDNARVQAIRALVYDWSAAAEVADPIGLGDQVRVIATIEEGGRLIARRIELLSGLLAEGVAGDEEETVIFSGEVEDIQPGEWTISGRIVVIADQTDVRDENRREDFLAEADIAATRAVQLAPGDPYALAFRAEVLVDQLSFAQALDLAQDASANAGLLPAQDRLDVFRVYGTVLESNGRYLTAIEAYQRAVEINPNLTFLYLRIGANYRRLRDVDAALAAFDKAAKINQQLGFEDPTPYLAIGRTYVQEGQFFIAAVNIRSALLIDETNPEIYARLGSVYFQARNYESAIPIFHCALDGCSAEENREILCNLEIYRCTGVGASDEDVGWEVIGLELDSSTLEYYYTYGSVLAAFAGTEAFPNACVDAERIFSALMAQFGNDPIVIAIVDEGRTICANPGAPEITPTPTETPTENS
- the groES gene encoding co-chaperone GroES, whose product is MSLNIKPMADRLVIKPLEEEEMTPSGIVLPETAKEKPQKGEVMAVGPGARDDKGERITPDVSVGDKVWFAKYAGTEIKIDGEKYLILKESDVLAIIG
- the groL gene encoding chaperonin GroEL (60 kDa chaperone family; promotes refolding of misfolded polypeptides especially under stressful conditions; forms two stacked rings of heptamers to form a barrel-shaped 14mer; ends can be capped by GroES; misfolded proteins enter the barrel where they are refolded when GroES binds), whose protein sequence is MTAKQLAFSEDARRRLKAGVDTLANAVATTLGPKGRNVALDRKFGSPTITHDGVTVAKEIELEDPFENMGAQLLKEAATKTNDIAGDGTTTSTVLAHAIVTDGLKSLAAGSNPMLLKRGILSASKAASDAIGKQSIEVTTKEEIASVAAISAQDSEIGDLIAEVMDKVGKDGVITVEESKGLEFETEYVEGMQFDRGYVSPYFVTDPEQMEAVIEDPYVLIHDKKISAATDIVPILEKLVQVGKRELVVIAEDVDGEAMATLVLNKLRGMLNVVAVKAPGFGDRRKAMLQDIAILTGGTVITEELGRKLESVTVNDLGKAGKVVVTKDDTTIVEGAGEADKIKGRIEEIKVEIDRSTSDYDKEKLQERLAKLAGGVAVIGVGAATETELKEKKHRVEDALSATRAAVEEGIVPGGGVALINALDAIKKLKDSDEDANIGINIVRKALEMPMKGIVENAGKDGAVVLETVRRKQAEEKNVNIGFDVIKEDYFDMVETGIIDPAKVTKGALENAASIAAMILTTEALITDIPEENKPAAPPMPEY